From Methylomonas sp. EFPC3, a single genomic window includes:
- a CDS encoding ASCH domain-containing protein: protein MHDYPEKTCDIDRLVRHPKLVAAALAGEKTQQRRDGLYAYPGERFILEGVEFEVTEVERQRIGDMTDADARAEGYPNLAMYKDLILRMHSGMEWNEDGLVWLHCFKRRQPE from the coding sequence ATGCACGACTATCCGGAAAAAACTTGCGATATCGATCGGTTGGTCCGCCACCCCAAACTGGTGGCGGCTGCGCTAGCCGGGGAAAAGACCCAGCAACGCCGCGACGGCCTCTATGCCTATCCGGGCGAGAGGTTTATTCTGGAAGGAGTGGAATTCGAGGTAACGGAAGTCGAGCGGCAACGAATCGGCGATATGACGGACGCCGACGCCCGCGCCGAGGGCTATCCGAATTTAGCGATGTACAAGGATTTGATCTTACGCATGCACAGCGGCATGGAATGGAACGAAGACGGCTTGGTCTGGCTGCACTGCTTCAAGCGTCGCCAGCCGGAATAA
- a CDS encoding putative DNA-binding domain-containing protein produces MAASFQITQQRFAAYIRDPHSNPPPADVEPGRMAMYRELFFNNIDSFIASNFPVVRAILDDAQWLELTRDFFSRHRCRTPYFSEIAEEFLEYLQNERSNPEDYPFLLELAHYEWVEMALSIAKDAPKLGDQAFLDSLTTQRIALSELALPLLYQYPVHRIGPDFLPLQPPEQATCLVVYRDGMDQVHFLQVSGLTLSVLQILQDRGPMPAAQCLQNVAAEFPQIEPQLIQSNGLSMLRELAEKGIVIPAGDA; encoded by the coding sequence ATGGCGGCATCTTTTCAAATTACGCAACAGCGCTTTGCCGCCTATATCCGCGATCCGCATAGTAATCCGCCCCCGGCCGATGTCGAGCCTGGACGGATGGCGATGTACCGTGAATTGTTTTTTAACAATATAGACAGCTTCATCGCCAGCAATTTCCCGGTGGTCAGGGCGATTCTGGATGATGCCCAATGGCTGGAATTGACCCGGGATTTTTTTTCCCGCCACCGTTGCCGAACGCCGTATTTTTCCGAGATTGCCGAAGAGTTTTTGGAGTATTTGCAAAACGAGCGCAGCAATCCGGAGGATTATCCCTTCCTGCTGGAGCTAGCGCATTATGAGTGGGTGGAAATGGCGCTGTCGATTGCCAAGGACGCGCCGAAACTAGGTGATCAAGCGTTTTTGGACAGCCTAACGACCCAAAGGATTGCGCTGTCAGAACTGGCTTTGCCGTTGTTGTACCAATATCCGGTGCATCGGATCGGTCCCGATTTCCTGCCGTTGCAGCCGCCCGAGCAGGCCACCTGTCTGGTCGTTTATCGCGACGGGATGGACCAAGTCCACTTTTTGCAGGTTAGCGGTCTGACGCTAAGCGTGTTGCAAATCCTGCAAGACCGGGGGCCAATGCCGGCCGCGCAATGTTTGCAAAACGTGGCAGCCGAGTTCCCGCAGATCGAGCCGCAACTGATTCAGAGCAACGGTCTATCGATGCTGCGGGAGCTGGCCGAAAAAGGGATTGTTATTCCGGCTGGCGACGCTTGA
- a CDS encoding DUF692 domain-containing protein, whose translation MQSVRNLVHGVGLGLRRSFLSEIVEQPPAQVGFYEVAPENWMPIGGKFGKQFRAMTERFDFVCHGLSLSIGSSDPLDEQFVRDLKRFIAEHGIKFYSEHLSYCSHGGHLYDLMPMPFTEDAVKHVAARIRRVQDILEQRIAIENISYYAAPGREMAEIDFFNAVVAEADCDVLIDINNIYVNSVNHGYDAEAFLRAMPGDRIAYAHIAGHYVEAEDFLVDTHGATVIDPVWKLLETAYRLFGVFPTLLERDFNIPPLAELLQEVDTIRAVQQHAVAAEKRVA comes from the coding sequence ATGCAAAGCGTCCGCAATCTGGTCCACGGTGTCGGCCTGGGTTTGCGTCGTTCGTTTTTGAGCGAGATTGTCGAGCAGCCGCCGGCGCAAGTCGGGTTTTACGAGGTAGCGCCGGAGAATTGGATGCCGATAGGCGGCAAGTTCGGCAAACAATTTCGGGCCATGACCGAGCGTTTCGACTTTGTTTGCCACGGCTTGTCTTTGTCCATTGGCAGCAGCGATCCGCTCGACGAGCAATTCGTGCGCGATTTGAAACGGTTCATCGCCGAACACGGCATCAAGTTTTACAGCGAACACCTCAGTTATTGCAGCCACGGCGGACATCTGTACGATTTGATGCCGATGCCGTTTACCGAGGATGCGGTCAAACATGTCGCCGCGCGAATTCGCCGGGTGCAAGACATTCTCGAACAGCGCATTGCCATCGAAAATATTTCTTACTATGCCGCGCCAGGCCGGGAGATGGCCGAGATCGATTTCTTCAATGCCGTCGTCGCAGAGGCCGATTGCGATGTGCTGATCGACATCAATAACATCTACGTCAATAGCGTCAACCACGGGTACGACGCGGAAGCCTTTCTACGGGCCATGCCCGGCGACCGCATCGCTTACGCCCACATCGCCGGTCATTACGTTGAAGCCGAAGACTTTTTGGTCGATACCCACGGCGCGACGGTGATCGATCCGGTTTGGAAGTTACTGGAGACGGCTTACCGCCTGTTCGGCGTTTTCCCAACCTTATTGGAACGGGATTTCAACATTCCACCTTTGGCCGAATTGTTACAGGAAGTGGACACGATCCGCGCCGTTCAACAGCATGCCGTTGCCGCCGAAAAACGGGTGGCGTGA
- a CDS encoding DedA family protein produces the protein MDFQDIQQLVIDYGYLALFIGTYLEGETILVIAGFLAHSGYLALEWVMLTAFLGTFAGDQTFFYLGRWKGISFLEKRPLWHSKTDKVFDLLHKHQIPVILGFRFLYGVRNVTPFVIGASKIHPLKFFALNFLGAAIWAIAVGYLGYTFGQFAESIMGQVKKYEMYILGVLVAIGLALFWRSTHKPEE, from the coding sequence ATGGATTTTCAGGATATACAACAGCTGGTTATCGATTACGGTTATCTGGCCTTATTTATCGGTACCTATCTGGAAGGCGAAACCATTTTGGTGATTGCCGGCTTTTTGGCGCATAGCGGCTATTTGGCGTTGGAATGGGTCATGTTGACAGCGTTCCTCGGTACTTTTGCCGGCGACCAGACCTTTTTTTATCTGGGGCGGTGGAAAGGCATCTCCTTTTTGGAAAAAAGGCCGCTCTGGCACAGTAAAACCGACAAAGTGTTCGATCTACTGCACAAGCACCAGATACCGGTGATTCTCGGTTTCCGCTTTCTTTACGGTGTGCGTAACGTAACGCCGTTCGTAATCGGCGCCAGCAAGATTCATCCGCTTAAGTTTTTTGCCTTGAATTTTTTGGGTGCGGCGATCTGGGCGATAGCAGTCGGTTACTTGGGTTATACCTTTGGCCAGTTTGCCGAGTCCATCATGGGCCAGGTCAAAAAATACGAAATGTATATCCTGGGCGTGCTGGTGGCGATAGGCTTGGCCTTGTTTTGGCGTTCGACGCATAAACCGGAAGAATAA